In the Cryptococcus neoformans var. neoformans JEC21 chromosome 1, complete sequence genome, one interval contains:
- a CDS encoding ATP-dependent RNA helicase ded1, putative, translated as MAATDVNGLASQMNSVNLNGASQKPQKPAYVPPHLRNRAAPPAAVPPAAPAAYRPSPTGLPTPATTPPTRHIVPAAVAEDDVGGWGAQPRVRKTFEHGAPPGFGSWKNGQHVVGARNTRMEKEMYGEVGDGLHQATGINFDKYADIPVEVSGKGVPEPVTEFTNPPINPVLLENVKYARYATPTPVQKYSIPIVADGRDLMACAQTGSGKTGGFLFPILSALFTYGPSTPPVEQDTGYGYRRTKKVYPTALVLAPTRELVSQIHEEARKFAYRSWVRPAVVYGGADIGSQMRALDRGCDLLSATPGRLVDLIERGKISLANVKYLVLDEADRMLDMGFEPQIRRIVDEEDMPGVLERQTLMFSATFPREIQNLARSFLKEYIFLTVGRVGSTSENITQRVEYVDDQDKRSLLLDLLLAEQSGGLILVFVETKRMADTLCDFLCSRRHNATSIHGDRTQREREAALYAFKSGRAPILVATAVAARGLDIPNVTHVILYDLPNDVAEYTHRIGRTGRAGNVGTSTAFFNRGNTNIGKDLIELLKEANQEVPQWLVEISSERSYGGGGGGGYKGSRGRSTGGGGGARLGGRDMRQGGGGYGGGGRTSGYGGGYGGGGGGAGWGSGGGFPPAGGDSGASWW; from the exons ATGGCTGCTACCGATGTCAATGGACTCGCGTCCCAAATGA ACTCCGTTAACCTTAACGGTGCCTCTCAGAAACCTCAGAAACCTGCCTACGTTCCTCCTCACTTGAGGAACCGTGCCGCTCCCCCCGCCGCTGTCCCTCCTGCGGCCCCCGCTGCCTACAGGCCATCTCCCACCGGTCTCCCCACTCCCGCCACCACCCCTCCTACCAGGCATATTGTGCCTGCCGCCGTTGCCGAGGACGATGTCGGTGGATGGGGTGCACAACCTCGTGTTAGGAAAACTTTTGAGCATGGTGCCCCTCCCGGATTTGGTAGCTGGAAGAATGGCCAGCACGTCGTCGGTGCTAGGAACacgaggatggagaaggaaatgtATGGTGAAGTGGGAGACGGATTGCACCAG GCCACCGGTATCAACTTTGATAAGTACGCCGATATCCCCGTCGAAGTCAGCGGTAAGGGCGTCCCCGAACCTGTGACTGAATTTACCAACCCCCCTATCAACCCCGTCCTTCTCGAGAACGTCAAGTACGCTCGATACGCAACCCCTACCCCTGTTCAAAAGTACTCCATCCCTATCGTTGCCGATGGCCGTGATCTTATGGCTTGTGCCCAAACCGGTTCCGGTAAAACTGGTGgtttccttttccccatccttTCAGCTCTCTTCACCTACGGTCCTTCCACTCCTCCCGTTGAGCAGGACACTGGCTACGGCTACAGGAGGACAAAAAAGGTCTACCCCACCGCCCTTGTTCTTGCCCCTACCCGAGAACTTGTCTCTCAGATTCACGAAGAAGCTCGTAAATTCGCCTACCGATCTTGGGTTCGACCTGCTGTCGTTTACGGTGGTGCCGACATTGGCTCCCAAATGCGTGCCCTCGACCGAGGATGTGACCTTCTTTCCGCTACCCCTGGTCGTCTTGTCGACTTGATTGAGCGAGGCAAGATCAGTCTTGCTAACGTCAAGTACCTCGTTCTTGACGAAGCCGACCGAATGCTCGACATGGGTTTCGAGCCTCAGATTAGAAGAAtcgttgatgaggaagacaTGCCCGGCGTCCTTGAGCGTCAGACGCTCATGTTCTCCGCCACCTTCCCTCGAGAGATCCAGAACCTTGCTCGATCTTTCCTCAAGGAGTACATCTTCTTGACCGTCGGTCGAGTCGGTTCTACTTCCGAAAACATTACCCAGCGTGTTGAGTATGTCGATGACCAGGACAAGCGCTCTCTGCTTCTCGACTTGCTCCTTGCCGAACAATCTGGCGGTTTGATACTTGTCTTTGTCGAGACGAAGCGCATGGCCGACACTCTCTGTGACTTCCTCTGTTCTCGTCGACACAATGCCACCTCTATCCACGGTGACCGTACCCAGCGCGAACGTGAAGCTGCTCTCTACGCATTCAAATCCGGTCGAGCCCCCATTCTCGTTGCTACCGCCGTCGCGGCTCGAGGTCTCGATATTCCCAATGTCACTCACGTCATCCTTTACGATCTTCCCAACGATGTTGCCGAGTACACTCACCGTATCGGCCGAACTGGTCGTGCAGGAAACGTCGGAACTTCGactgccttcttcaaccgTGGAAACACCAACATTGGTAAAGATTTGATTGAGCTCCTCAAAGAGGCGAACCAGGAAGTACCTCAGTGGCTTGTTGAAATCTCCTCTGAGAGGAGttatggtggtggtggtggtggtgggtaCAAAGGAAGTCGAGGACGAAGCActggtggcggcggcggtgcGAGGTTGGGCGGACGAGATATGCGTCAAGGTGGCGGTGGGTAcggcggtggtggaaggACTTCTGGGTATGGTGGGGGTtacggtggtggtggcggtggtgcCGGATGGGGTAGTGGCGGTGGGTTCCCACCCGCGGGTGGCGACTCTGGCGCGAGCTGGTGGTAA
- a CDS encoding expressed protein, protein MSTRTKAAKPRSAGGRVRSSPVAILDTQDSSSSASFGKGMRRSSRIRSKKSIMDSQSSYESISMFDASLVQSAAQIPSQPVAGPSRLPVLHIPSTVMEESEVETHQTNVSIGSLPDPSHYTITLAVPPSVSDKLSENDRRDWYVKGEEMIVDAKRGKEKEGILDRRWGMFGKGKGKQRADDGVVWYGAGMRFPCLCSFPSLKSFALANSPPLNSYLTPLEPHPKPNQVPRVGANLPNWSKKENFRDTDPSLEEMDEFETDWKNVPPAPLPPPPPVEISRNDVTDEWERLPVQPARSPQLEAGPSRQPTTTKKASESLLQPQIISPILNTDASEISKQYKRWWRKEVHSDPSYGLMFSILPTPHSQPPPRKAPQRRSSSERLVYPYKLPRAYYTFPDSHPYHPDISYYCFKRPMARVYWVIPIHGPVLIPGVNHPIDLAVQNGSEEVGDTRLKGLIPSSATFAPSSSSPSAPVQPIPSSSSIPFSPSVSETHLQPQPSAATIHWTPPKLSWFLQKWVRESWADDPRGWFGSLSWTLAGPSVSNWISLPETPRELGSHVCVRSSTAKDGETSKCERKAVKPQMGDHLRMYCDAERALELRLFISKAWVPTRDFSGQDRKLSEEEEAGLDKERIMGKVRLCLVGDRGEALVVA, encoded by the exons ATGTCGACCAGGACGAAAGCAGCCAAACCTCGGAGTGCGGGCGGCCGAGTTCGCTCATCTCCTGTAGCTATCCTCGATACTCAAGActcgtcctcgtctgcCTCTTTCGGAAAGGGTATGCGCCGGTCTTCAAGAATTAGGTCTAAAAAATCTATAATGGATTCACAATCCTCCTACGAGTCAATATCCATGTTCGACGCATCTCTGGTACAATCAGCTGCTCAAATTCCTTCACAACCTGTGGCCGGTCCATCGCGACTACCTGTTCTTCACATCCCCTCAACAGTAATGGAAGAGTCAGAAGTTGAGACGCATCAAACGAATGTGTCCATTGGATCCCTTCCCGATCCGTCACACTATACTATTACCCTCGCCGTTCCGCCATCAGTCTCAGATAAGCTGTCAGAGAACGACAGACGTGATTGGTATGtcaagggagaagagatgatcGTGGACGCTAAgcgagggaaagagaaagaagggataTTGGATAGACGATGGGGTATGTttggaaaagggaaagggaagcaaAGGGCTGACGACGGGGTGGTATGGTACGGCGCTGGGATGAGGtttccttgccttt GctccttcccatccctcaaGTCATTCGCGTTGGCAAATTCCCCTCCTCTGAACTCGTACCTTACCCCTCTTGAACCTCATCCCAAACCCAACCAAGTCCCACGAGTTGGTGCCAATTTACCCAATTggtcgaagaaggaaaactTTAGAGACACTGATCCAagcttggaagagatggatgaattTGAGACGGACTGGAAGAATGTACCACCggcacctcttcctccaccgcctcctGTGGAGATATCGAGGAACGACGTGACGGATGAATGGGAAAGACTGCCTGTCCAACCTGCGCGGTCGCCTCAGCTGGAAGCAGGCCCTTCTCGACAGCCTACGACAACAAAAAAAGCATCAGAATCACTGTTACAGCCACAAATCATATCTCCAATACTAAATACCGACGCCTCGGAGATCTCGAAACAATATAAAAGATGGTGGCGCAAAGAAGTTCATTCTGACCCATCATACGGTCTCATGTTCTCTATTCTGCCAACT CCGCATTCccaacctccacctcgcAAAGCACCTCAACGACGCTCTTCGAGCGAGAGGCTAGTATACCCTTACAAACTACCCCGAGCATACTATACCTTTCCCGACTCTCATCCATATCACCCCGATATCTCCTACTATTGCTTCAAAAGACCTATGGCGAGAGTATATTGGGTGATACCGATTCATGGGCCAGTGTTGATACCAGGCGTAAACCATCCTATTGATCTCGCCGTACAGAACGGAAGTGAGGAGGTGGGAGATACACGGCTAAAAGGTTTGataccttcttctgctacctttgctccttcttcttcatcgccttccGCCCCAGTTCAacccattccttcctcatcatccatccctttttctccttccgtCTCAGAAACACATCTACAGCCACAACCTTCAGCAGCGACAATCCACTGGACCCCTCCCAAACTTTCATGGTTTTTGCAAAAATGGGTCCGCGAATCATGGGCTGACGATCCCAGAGGTTGGTTCGGCTCTCTTTCATGGACCCTGGCTGGTCCAAGCGTATCGAATTGGATATCCTTGCCAGAGACCCCACGCGAATTAGGTTCGCACGTCTGTGTTCGCTCGTCGACGGCCAAAGACGGAGAGACAAGTAAATGTGAAAGGAAAGCAGTGAAACCCCAAATGGGCGACCATCTCCGCATGTATTGTGACGCGGAACGTGCACTGGAATTGCGTCTTTTTATCTCGAAAGCTTGGGTTCCTACACGAGACTTTTCGGGACAGGATAGAAAGCTatcagaggaagaggaggcaggGTTGGACAAGGAGAGGATAATGGGGAAAGTGAGGCTTTGTTTGGTCGGGGATAGGGGGGAAGCGTTGGTTGTTGCTTGA
- a CDS encoding ribosomal large subunit assembly and maintenance-related protein, putative: MSVHEEDQLQDPQLQEDDVVEIVEDDGDIPMDEDDDDNDKYDAEIIIGGPGPGEEDLMMNEEEGEGEQRADNSWGVNALHNQQQSIFTISLHPAFPNPPLAISGGEDDAGFIFCPIPTDSETSASSSSFNADSFPPTKLIGHTDSVIAAGWSFDGEMVATGGMDGKVIVWQRVKPQASTGEASVDEWKNWSMIQELETGTEITWLQWHPKGNVIAAGCEDATVWLWNLPSGNTLNVLSSHTMTSTAGLFPPPNGRQLLTASLDSSLILWDPRDPNPIWKSSIFMPANSPELDPAEHGITALAVSPNGQIAAVGGSSGKVKLISMTKGDVLATKLVGHAEGESVEALLFVDLLNGAAGGNKGVVLVSAGTDGKAFVWDAATGRVRAELQHDEPITTLAGHPHPQLHLVTTASADSTLKTWDIRTGALIATHTGHMGVVNGVAIAPAGEGKVAVSAGDEGVSLIWKV; the protein is encoded by the exons ATGTCCGTCCACGAGGAAGACCAGCTGCAAGACCCTCAACTCcaggaggatgatgttgtAGAAATTGTCGAGGATGACGGAGATATTCCAAtggacgaggacgatgatgacaacGATAAGTACGATGCTGAGATCATCATCGGTGGTCCTGGTCCCGGAGAGGAAGacttgatgatgaatgaggaggaaggtgaaggagagcaGAGAGCAGACAACAGTTGGGGTGTGAACG CTCTTCATAACCAGCAACAATCTATCTTTACAATCTCCTTACACCCCGCTTTCCCTAACCCTCCCCTCGCCATCTCTGGCGGTGAAGATGACGCAGGATTCATCTTCTGTCCCATTCCTACCGATTCTGAGACGTCCGcgtcctcatcatccttcaatGCTGACTCTTTCCCTCCCACAAAGTTGATCGGCCACACCGACTCCGTGATTGCGGCTGGATGGAGTTTTGACGGTGAGATGGTCGCTACCGGTGGTATGGACGGAAAGGTTATCGTTTGGCAGAGGGTTAAGCCTCAAGCATCAACGGGTGAGGCGTCTGTGGATGAATGGAAGAATTGGAGTATGATCCAAGAGCTGGAAACTGGTACCGAGATAACT TGGTTACAATGGCACCCCAAAGGTAACGTCATTGCTGCTGGTTGTGAGGACGCGACAGTCTGGTTATGGAACC TGCCCTCTGGCAACACCCTTAAtgttctttcttctcacaCTATGACCTCCACCGCCggtctcttccctcctccaaacGGCCGTCAACTCCTCACCGCCTCTCTCGactcttctctcatcctctggGACCCCCGAGATCCCAACCCCATATGGAaatcctccatcttcatgcCTGCCAATTCTCCCGAACTCGATCCCGCCGAGCACGGTATCACAGCACTCGCTGTTTCTCCCAACGGCCAAATTGCCGCTGTGGGTGGTAGCAGTGGAAAGGTCAAGCTTATCAGCATGACAAAGGGTGATGTGCTAGCCACAAAGTTAGTGGGTCACGCCGAGGGAGAGAGTGTGGAAGCGCTTCTGTTTGTGGACCTTTTGAATGGTGCTGCTGGAGGAAATAAGGGTGTGGTTTTGGTCAGCGCGGGAACAGATGGAAAAGCGTTTGTCTGGGATGCCGCTACTGGACGAGTACGAGCAGAGCTTCAACACGAC GAACCTATAACCACCCTTGCCGGgcatccccatccccaactTCACCTCGTCACCACCGCCTCCGCCGACTCTACTCTCAAGACATGGGACATCCGAACTGGGGCGCTCATTGCAACCCACACCGGTCACATGGGTGTCGTCAACGGTGTTGCTATCGCACCtgcaggagaaggcaaggtggCCGTCAGTGCCGGTGATGAGGGTGTTAGCTTGATCTGGAAGGTTTAG
- a CDS encoding 60s ribosomal protein l34-b, putative yields MAQRVTLRKRQPYNTTSNRRRVVKTPGGKLVVHHLKKIASAPKCGDCGLALPGIPVLRPRQYATLSKRQKTVNRAYGGSCCAPCVKQRITRAFLIEEATIVKRMLKDKAAARK; encoded by the exons ATGGCCCAGCGAGTCACTCTCCGCAAGCGACAGCCTTACAACACCACCTCCAACAGGAGGAGGGTCGTCAAGACTCCCGGAGGCAAGTTGGTCGTTCACcacttgaagaagattgct TCTGCCCCCAAGTGCGGTGACTGTGGTCTTGCTCTCCCTGGT ATCCCCGTCCTCCGACCCCGTCAAT ACGCTACCCTTTCCAAGCGTCAAAAGACCGTCAACAGGGCTTACGGTGGTTCTTGCTGCGCTCCCTGCGTTAAGCAGCG AATTACCCGAGCTTTCTTGATTGAGGAGGCTACCATTGTCAAGCGAATGCTCAAGGACAAGGCCGCTGCTAGGAAGTAG
- a CDS encoding IMP cyclohydrolase, putative, whose translation MLSPPTRISPNQPSSVTDLVVATLALNKYTRSNSVCHALNGTVIGLGTGQQSDTSLELPFKEGINQASRQQGQCHRQNTQPCPIFRSYSHQTPISASLSVSSRAYFGDELSLMRINRIFL comes from the exons ATGTTGTCACCGCCAACAAGGATCTCCCCAAATCAGCCATCATCCGTCACCGACCTCGTCGTCGCTACACTTGCCCTCAACAAGTACACCCGGTCAAACTCCGTCTGTCACGCTCTTAACGGTACCGTCATCGGTCTCGGTACTGGCCAGCAGTCTG ACACCAGTCTCGAGTTGCCCTTCAAGGAAGGTATCAATCAAGCGAGCCGACAACAAGGCCAATGTCATCGGCAGAATACCCAGCCATGCCCAATATTTCGCAGCTATTCCCATCAAACACCCATATCGGCATCCTTATCAGTGTCTTCGAGGGCCTACTTTGGCGACGAGCTGTCACTCATGAGGATAAACCGAATATTTTTGTAG
- a CDS encoding microtubule binding protein, putative, whose product MVRSKFKDEHPFDKRKAEAERIRQKYQDRIPVICEKAEKSDIPTIDKKKYLVPADLTVGQFVYVIRKRIKLAPEKAIFIFVDDILPPTAALMSSIYDEHKDEDGFLYVLYASENTFGDLEQYAISE is encoded by the exons ATGGTCCGAAGCAAGTTTAAGGATGAACACCCCTTTG ACAAGCGAAAGGCTGAAGCGGAGAGGATCAGGCAAAAGTATCAGGACAGGATTCCC GTGATCTGTGAGAAGGCTGAGAAGAGTGATATCCCAACGATTGATAAGAAAAAATATCTCGTACCGGCC GATCTTACTGTTGGGCAATTTGTCTATGTCATCAG GAAACGAATCAAGCTCGCGCCTGAAAAGGccattttcatcttcgttGACGAtatccttcctccaacaGCGGCGCTTATGAGTTCAATTTATGATGAGCACAA GGACGAAGATG GTTTCCTTTACGTACTCTATGCTTCGGAGAACACCTTTGGCGACCTCGAACAGTACGCCATCTCCGAGTAA
- a CDS encoding siderochrome-iron (ferrioxamine) uptake transporter, putative, with protein sequence MPDQLYPEYELQRAISNTKNADDSTAFGEKSPGVRRIEIIAASFTTWHRWVLFISVFFMSYSYGLDGSVRYTYQAEALSELGTSAQVSTVTVVRSIVAAAAQPAFAKVSDYFGRVSILIISVILYVVGTIVTATSTNLAAFCGGSVLYQFGYTGVQLLVEVLIADVTSLRSRLLFSYIPATPFLINAWISGNVASAVLTHSTWGWGIGMWAIIFPVTVIPLLFSLIQAEWRAHRKGLLREIPSPLRTFGDRHMWADIFWQIDLVGLLLLAAVLALILLPFTLAGGVASIWRTARVIAPLVVGFVVALPLFVFWELKVARHPMLPFRILKDRQVLASLFIAMLLNTAWYTQGDYLYYTLLVAFDRDIISATRVQNIYSFTSVVIGVCLGLIIRKVRRLKWFIVAGTLLFVLAFGLLIRYRGGYSISDFAGLVAAEVVLGIAGGLFPYPTQVMIQSAVQHERTAVVTSLYLASYSVGSALGNTIAAAIWTNTMPSHLYNDFIRAGLSTTDASTLQALAYASPLQFIIDYPPGTPEREAVGSAYREVQRYLTITGICISTVIVFMALSLRNPRLGDEQSLPDAEKLEKVPSEMSGATEETTETKQKN encoded by the exons ATGCCTGACCAGCTGTATCCGGAGTATGAGCTTCAAAGGGCCATTAGCAACACCAAGAATGCTGATGACTCCACTGCTTTTGGTGAGAAATCTCCGGGTGTGAGAAGGATCGAAATCATCGCAGCCAGCTTCACAACCTGGCATCGATGGGTTTTGTTCATCTCTGTGTTTTTTATGTCTT ATAGCTATGGCCTGGATGGCTCTGTCCGATACACCTACCAGGCGGAGGCACTCTCAGAGCTCGGCACTTCCGCGCAAGTCTCCACTGTCACTGTTGTCCGTTCTATtgtcgctgctgctgcccaGCCTGCGTTCGCAAAAGTTAGTGACTACTTTGGCCGTGTCAGTATCTTGATCATCAGCGTAATCCTCTATGTGGTCG GGACTATTGTGACTGCAACCTCCACGAACCTCGCTGCCTTCTGTGGTGGTTCAGTCCTCTACCAATTTGGTTACACTGGTGTACAGCTGCTCGTCGAAGTCTTGATCGCAGACGTTACTTCCCTTCGTTCCAGATTGCTCTTCAGCTATATCCCTGCTACCCCGTTCCTTATCAACGCATGGATCAGTGGTAATGTGGCTTCCGCTGTCTTGACACACAGCACCTGGGGATGGGGTATCG GTATGTGGGCCATCATTTTCCCCGTCACGGTCATCCCCCTCCTGTTTTCCCTTATCCAAGCCGAATGGAGAGCCCACCGGAAGGGTCTCCTCCGAGAAATCCCCTCTCCGCTCCGTACTTTCGGTGACCGACACATGTGGGCCGATATCTTCTGGCAAATCGACCTCGTCggtctcctcctccttgccgCCGTCCTTGCCCTCATCCTGCTCCCCTTCACCCTCGCTGGCGGTGTCGCGAGTATCTGGAGGACAGCGAGGGTCATCGCCCCTTTGGTGGTTGGGTTTGTGGTTGCTTTGCCGCTGTTTGTGTTTTGGGAATTGAAGGTCGCTAGGCACCCGATGTTGCCATTTAGGATCTTGAAGGATAGGCAGGTACTGGCGTCGCTGTTTATTGCCATGCTTTTGAACACTGCTTGGTACACGCAGGGCGATTATCTGTACTACACCTTGCTCGTTGCATTTGACCG AGACATCATCTCTGCTACTCGAGTACAAAATATCTACTCCTTCACTTCCGTCGTCATCGGTGTCTGCTTGGGTCTCATTATCCGTAAAGTGCGCCGACTGAAATGGTTCATCGTCGCCGGTACTCTCCTCTTTGTCCTCGCTTTTGGTCTTCTCATCCGATACCGTGGAGGTTACTCTATTTCCGACTTTGCCGGTCTTGTCGCTGCTGAAGTGGTCCTCGGTATTGCCG GTGGTCTCTTCCCTTACCCAACCCAGGTTATGATCCAGTCTGCCGTCCAGCACGAGCGCACAGCCGTCGTGACATCTCTCTATCTTGCTTCTTACTCTGTCGGTTCAGCCCTCGGTAACACCATTGCTGCCGCCATCTGGACCAACACCATGCCTAGCCACTTGTATAACGACTTCATCCGTGCCGGTCTCTCCACCACAGACGCATCTACCCTTCAAGCGCTTGCTTATGCTAGTCCTCTCCAGTTTATCATAGATTATCCGCCTGGTACGCCCGAGAGGGAGGCGGTGGGCAGTGCGTATAGAGAGGTGCAGAGGTATTTGACGATCACCGGTATCTGTATTTCGACTGTGATTGTGTTCATGGCTCTTAGTTTGAGGAACCCGAGGCTTGGTGATGAGCAGAGTTTGCCAGATGCCGAGAAGCTCGAGAAGGTGCCCAGTGAGATGTCGGGAGCTACTGAAGAAACTACGGAGACAAAGCAAAAGAACTAA
- a CDS encoding anthranilate phosphoribosyltransferase, putative, with protein MSATEYTPDTFKVILKKLVQTPEEFTSEDCAECFRHLCVQGASEAQAGAFLTALTLSGLDASPDIVAACASVLRQHAISVDNLASASQAKDLAHGMWDYRDSDKEGDGYTGLVDIVGTGGDGWDTYNVSTTAAVVVSGAGVRVAKHGSKAATSTSGSADLLLSLDCRLAFPVSEVHGFLDHSPFLFLFAPHYHPSLAHIAHIRRNLNFRTIFNILGPLINPSAPQRMVLGVAKKELGDTFAEVLRLLNVQRALVVCGKEGLDEISCAGETWTWWLENGKITTGSIHPTKDFGLPTHPLSAVRGSAPELNALTFTSILRSSAPPAHLSSPPSPDSPSYAAILDYVLLNAAALLYVSGKASSYREGVELARESIESGGAWAAFEGFRDASKKAMGEYVDVKTVEDDGGVAAKNGSVKAWLTIKRSKGDTPKADRGE; from the exons ATGTCCGCCACTGAATATACTCCAGACACGTTCAAAGTCATCCTCAAAAAGCTCGTCCAGACTCCGGAAGAGTTCACCTCAGAGGACTGTGCCGAGTGCTTCAGACATCTTTGTGTTCAAGGTGCTAGCGAAGCCCAG GCGGGTGCTTTCCTTACCGCTCTTACTCTTTCCGGTCTTGACGCCTCTCCCGATATCGTCGCTGCCTGTGCTTCCGTCCTCCGGCAGCATGCCATCTCCGTCGACAACCTCGCTTCGGCCTCCCAAGCGAAAGATCTAGCTCATGGCATGTGGGATTATCGGGATTCCGACAAGGAAGGCGATGGGTACACTGGACTTGTGGACATTGTTGGGACTGGTGGCGATGGGTGGGATACGTATAATGTGTCTACGACGGCTGCTGTCGTCGTTTCCGGTGCTGGTGTACGAGTCGCCAAG CATGGGTCCAAGGCCGCTACTTCGACCTCTGGCTCTGCCGATCTTCTGCTCTCCCTCGACTGCCGACTCGCCTTCCCCGTCTCTGAAGTCCACGGTTTTCTCGACcattctcccttcctcttcctctttgctcCGCACTACCACCCTTCCCTCGCGCACATTGCTCATATCCGACGAAATCTTAATTTCCGGaccatcttcaacatcctcgGTCCCTTGATCAACCCCTCAGCACCGCAACGTATGGTCTTGGGTGTAGCTAAAAAGGAGCTGGGAGATACCTTTGCAGAGGTTTTAAGATTGTTGAATGTGCAGAGGGCATTAGTCGTTTGTGGAAAAGAGGGTTTGGATGAAATCAGCTGTGCTGGGGAGACTTGG ACTTGGTGGTTGGAGAATGGCAAGATTACCACAGGCTCCATCCACCCCACAAAAGACTTTGGTCTACCTACCCACCCTCTCTCCGCCGTACGCGGCTCCGCTCCCGAACTCAACGCACTCACTTTCACTTCAATCCTCCGCTCCTCCGCTCCTCCTGCCcacctctcttctcctccttctcccgaCTCCCCTTCATATGCTGCCATTTTGGATTACGTCCTTCTCAACGCGGCTGCGCTCTTGTACGTCTCCGGTAAAGCTTCATCTTATAGGGAAGGTGTAGAGTTGGCGCGAGAGAGTATTGAGAGTGGTGGTGCGTGGGCGGCGTTTGAAGGGTTTAGGGATGCAAGTAAGAAGGCGATGGGCGAGTATGTGGATGTGAAGACTGtagaggatgatggcggTGTGGCGGCGAAGAATGGATCGGTGAAGGCTTGGTTAACTATCAAGAGGTCAAAGGGCGATACACCCAAAGCGGACAGGGGTGAATAA